The Geotrypetes seraphini chromosome 8, aGeoSer1.1, whole genome shotgun sequence genome includes a region encoding these proteins:
- the LOC117366156 gene encoding myotubularin-related protein 9-like isoform X2, translating to MELSELIKSSRVEHVLLSRPLVPAVRGTLCITSHHLLLSAPTEEGKEDSLQLWLLHRSVDAVEKRFACSSGTITLKCKDLQMIRLDIPSMEECLDIATSIEALSSLDSVTLMHPFFFRPEGWRLEEGWQLYPLEDYYRPISADTDAWRLTTINKDFTVSPSYPPLLIVPKSIDDESLKASANFRHGGRFPVLSYYHKKNGMVMLRSSQPMTGPNGKRSKEDETLLSAVLDGGERGYIIDTRSPQAAKQTRMRGGGTEAKANYAHWKRLHRPLERGRSLQESFIKLMEACNEQSQSMDRWLSKLEASKWLSHVKDSLSTACLAAQCLEREEAYVLVHGSEGTDTTLIVTALAQVILDPDCRTISGFLALIEREWIQAGHPFHLRCARAAYSHSRVKHEAPVFLLFMDCCWQLGHQFPFSMEFNERFLSSLIQNAYVSEYGTFLCNNEKERYLCAVKEKTHSLWCWINRPSERRKFLNPLYDRNPLVVWPSVEPQSLQLWTGFFLQWILPTDHITRAQAEIWQLVDFTVASHEHAASSEDDSGQIAPSPP from the exons ATGGAGCTCTCCGAACTGATCAAGAGCAGCCGGGTGGAGCATGTGTTGCTGAGCCGTCCCTTAGTGCCAGCGGTCAGGGGGACCCTCTGCATCACCAGCCATCATCTGCTGCTCTCTGCTCCGACGGAGGAGGGCAAGGAGGACAGCCTGCAGCTCTGGCTTCTGCATCGCAGCGTGGACGCGGTGGAAAAGAG gtttgcatgttcttctgggacaATTACCTTGAAGTGCAAAGATCTGCAGATGATCCGATTGGATATCCCCAGCATGGAGGAGTGTCTGGATATTGCTACTTCTATTGAG GCCTTGTCTTCGCTGGACTCGGTTACGCTGATGCACCCATTCTTCTTCAGACCTGAAGGTTGGAGACTGGAGGAAGGCTGGCAACTGTACCCCTTAGAAGATTATTACCGGCCAATCTCAGCAGAT ACAGATGCCTGGCGATTGACTACTATTAACAAGGATTTCACCGTCAGCCCGAGTTATCCACCTCTTCTCATTGTTCCTAAAAGCATAGATGATGAATCCCTGAAGGCAAGTGCCAACTTCCGCCACGGAGGCCGATTCCCTGTTCTCAGCTATTATCACAAGAAGAATGGAATG GTCATGCTACGCAGCAGCCAGCCAATGACAGGCCCCAATGGGAAACGAAGCAAAGAGGATGAAACCCTGCTGAGTGCGGTGCTTGACGGAGGGGAGCGGGGATATATCATTGACACACGATCACCTCAGGCAGCTAAGCAGACAAGGATGAGGGGTGGAGGGACTGAGGCCAAGGCGAATTATGCACATTGGAAGAGATTACACCGGCCCCTGGAAAG GGGCCGCTCACTCCAGGAAAGCTTCATTAAGCTGATGGAGGCCTGCAATGAACAGTCCCAGAGCATGGACCGATGGCTGAGTAAGCTGGAGGCTTCCAAATGGCTGAGTCACGTTAAGGATTCGCTGAGCACGGCCTGCCTGGCTGCACAGTGCCTGGAGAG GGAGGAGGCCTATGTGTTGGTACATGGATCAGAAGGAACAGATACCACTTTAATAGTGACAGCTTTGGCCCAAGTCATTCTGGACCCAGACTGTAGGACAATCTCGGGATTCCTGGCACTGATAGAGCGGGAGTGGATACAG GCAGGTCACCCATTCCACCTGCGCTGTGCCCGAGCTGCTTACTCCCACTCCCGGGTGAAACATGAGGCTCCAGTCTTCCTCCTCTTCATGGACTGCTGTTGGCAGCTGGGACACCAGTTCCCATTCTCCATGGAATTTAATGAGCGCTTCCTCAGCTCTCTTATCCAGAATGCCTATGTCTCGGAATATGGGACCTTTCTATGCAACAATGAGAAAGAGAG GTATCTCTGTGCAGTGAAAGAGAAAACTCACTCACTCTGGTGCTGGATAAATCGCCCCTCTGAACGTAGGAAGTTCCTGAATCCTCTATATGACAGGAACCCTCTCGTTGTGTGGCCTTCTGTTGAACCTCAGAGTTTACAGCTGTGGACGG GTTTCTTCCTTCAGTGGATCCTCCCTACGGATCACATAACCCGAGCCCAGGCAGAAATCTGGCAACTGGTAGACTTCACCGTTGCTTCACATGAGCACGCTGCGTCCAGTGAAGATGACTCAGGCCAGATCGCCCCCAGCCCGCCATAA
- the LOC117366156 gene encoding myotubularin-related protein 9-like isoform X1 — protein sequence MELSELIKSSRVEHVLLSRPLVPAVRGTLCITSHHLLLSAPTEEGKEDSLQLWLLHRSVDAVEKSVQNLGLYQSSRTKSFQQETRFACSSGTITLKCKDLQMIRLDIPSMEECLDIATSIEALSSLDSVTLMHPFFFRPEGWRLEEGWQLYPLEDYYRPISADTDAWRLTTINKDFTVSPSYPPLLIVPKSIDDESLKASANFRHGGRFPVLSYYHKKNGMVMLRSSQPMTGPNGKRSKEDETLLSAVLDGGERGYIIDTRSPQAAKQTRMRGGGTEAKANYAHWKRLHRPLERGRSLQESFIKLMEACNEQSQSMDRWLSKLEASKWLSHVKDSLSTACLAAQCLEREEAYVLVHGSEGTDTTLIVTALAQVILDPDCRTISGFLALIEREWIQAGHPFHLRCARAAYSHSRVKHEAPVFLLFMDCCWQLGHQFPFSMEFNERFLSSLIQNAYVSEYGTFLCNNEKERYLCAVKEKTHSLWCWINRPSERRKFLNPLYDRNPLVVWPSVEPQSLQLWTGFFLQWILPTDHITRAQAEIWQLVDFTVASHEHAASSEDDSGQIAPSPP from the exons ATGGAGCTCTCCGAACTGATCAAGAGCAGCCGGGTGGAGCATGTGTTGCTGAGCCGTCCCTTAGTGCCAGCGGTCAGGGGGACCCTCTGCATCACCAGCCATCATCTGCTGCTCTCTGCTCCGACGGAGGAGGGCAAGGAGGACAGCCTGCAGCTCTGGCTTCTGCATCGCAGCGTGGACGCGGTGGAAAAGAG TGTTCAGAATCTAGGTCTGTATCAAAGCAGCCGGACCAAAAGCTTCCAGCAGGAGACCAg gtttgcatgttcttctgggacaATTACCTTGAAGTGCAAAGATCTGCAGATGATCCGATTGGATATCCCCAGCATGGAGGAGTGTCTGGATATTGCTACTTCTATTGAG GCCTTGTCTTCGCTGGACTCGGTTACGCTGATGCACCCATTCTTCTTCAGACCTGAAGGTTGGAGACTGGAGGAAGGCTGGCAACTGTACCCCTTAGAAGATTATTACCGGCCAATCTCAGCAGAT ACAGATGCCTGGCGATTGACTACTATTAACAAGGATTTCACCGTCAGCCCGAGTTATCCACCTCTTCTCATTGTTCCTAAAAGCATAGATGATGAATCCCTGAAGGCAAGTGCCAACTTCCGCCACGGAGGCCGATTCCCTGTTCTCAGCTATTATCACAAGAAGAATGGAATG GTCATGCTACGCAGCAGCCAGCCAATGACAGGCCCCAATGGGAAACGAAGCAAAGAGGATGAAACCCTGCTGAGTGCGGTGCTTGACGGAGGGGAGCGGGGATATATCATTGACACACGATCACCTCAGGCAGCTAAGCAGACAAGGATGAGGGGTGGAGGGACTGAGGCCAAGGCGAATTATGCACATTGGAAGAGATTACACCGGCCCCTGGAAAG GGGCCGCTCACTCCAGGAAAGCTTCATTAAGCTGATGGAGGCCTGCAATGAACAGTCCCAGAGCATGGACCGATGGCTGAGTAAGCTGGAGGCTTCCAAATGGCTGAGTCACGTTAAGGATTCGCTGAGCACGGCCTGCCTGGCTGCACAGTGCCTGGAGAG GGAGGAGGCCTATGTGTTGGTACATGGATCAGAAGGAACAGATACCACTTTAATAGTGACAGCTTTGGCCCAAGTCATTCTGGACCCAGACTGTAGGACAATCTCGGGATTCCTGGCACTGATAGAGCGGGAGTGGATACAG GCAGGTCACCCATTCCACCTGCGCTGTGCCCGAGCTGCTTACTCCCACTCCCGGGTGAAACATGAGGCTCCAGTCTTCCTCCTCTTCATGGACTGCTGTTGGCAGCTGGGACACCAGTTCCCATTCTCCATGGAATTTAATGAGCGCTTCCTCAGCTCTCTTATCCAGAATGCCTATGTCTCGGAATATGGGACCTTTCTATGCAACAATGAGAAAGAGAG GTATCTCTGTGCAGTGAAAGAGAAAACTCACTCACTCTGGTGCTGGATAAATCGCCCCTCTGAACGTAGGAAGTTCCTGAATCCTCTATATGACAGGAACCCTCTCGTTGTGTGGCCTTCTGTTGAACCTCAGAGTTTACAGCTGTGGACGG GTTTCTTCCTTCAGTGGATCCTCCCTACGGATCACATAACCCGAGCCCAGGCAGAAATCTGGCAACTGGTAGACTTCACCGTTGCTTCACATGAGCACGCTGCGTCCAGTGAAGATGACTCAGGCCAGATCGCCCCCAGCCCGCCATAA
- the FAM167B gene encoding protein FAM167B codes for MQTPTHTHRTCLLSSGHGAMSFTNLKFKELGEEEPNSDDDNLDTVKALTAKLNLQTRRPSYLEWKDMVQSRPWSSKVQRAAMGPLPEDASRTRVLSQNQGAQKRQVCGFASMDEALEWLRNELRDMQAVDHKLARQLMTLRSQIHRLKVEQACHQHKEMLDDAAFGLEGCEEDSDLLCNIPPRAAFSLSTPLKHIGVTRMNINSRRFSLC; via the exons ATGCAGACaccgacacacacacacaggactTGCCTGCTTTCATCTGGGCACGGGGCAATGTCCTTCACTAACCTCAAGTTCAAGGAATTGGGGGAAGAGGAGCCCAACTCTGATGATGACAACCTGGACACGGTGAAAGCTTTGACAGCCAAACTAAACTTACAGACTCGGCGACCCTCATACTTGGAATGGAAAGACATGGTTCAGAGTCGGCCATGGAGCAGCAAAGTGCAGAGGGCTGCCATGGGCCCCCTGCCCGAGGACGCCAGCAGGACTCGTGTCCTCAGTCAAAACCAGGGTGCCCAAAAGAGGCAGGTTTGTGGCTTTGCCAGTATGGATGAGGCCTTGGAGTGGCTGCGGAATGAGCTG CGTGATATGCAAGCAGTGGATCATAAACTTGCCCGCCAGCTGATGACGCTCCGAAGTCAGATCCACCGACTGAAGGTCGAGCAAGCTTGTCACCAACacaaagaaatgttggatgatgCAGCCTTCGGACTAGAAGGATGTGAAGAAGATTCAGACCTGTTGTGCAATATTCCACCCCGAGCTGCCTTCTCACTCTCCACTCCACTCAAGCACATTGGTGTTACACGGATGAATATTAATTCCAGACGATTCTCACTCTGCTGA